The genomic interval GtatgtttatttttcctttttatacAGTGCTATAGAACATAACTCAGTACACAAGTGACAGGACACAAagtgtttttcatttttaatatttggTTAAACAAAATACATCTCTGTAAACAAACCCAAGACAAGGCTATAACAAAAACAAGCAAGAAAACAATTATGGGCTTCTCCATTCCCAAGCAATGGGACTGGGCTGGTTCCTTTCCTCTGTTGCCATAACACTGGTCCAGAGAGGTGTGTGATCACGTGTTCCCTTTTCCTGAGCTGTTGATTCACACCACTTTCCCTAGGAACAGAACAATGGCATAAATACATAGGAGAGAAAGCCATAAGTTTTAAGAGATTTGCATATTGTGCACTGGTCCATTGGCTTCCATGCGAACAGGGTCTTCCAAAGTGCTATTTTAGTCAGCATAGAGAACAGTCTttcctgctgattttttttaaaatgctctttgACAAAAAAATGGCTTCAAGTCAGAAGCAGAACTGCAAGCCTGATGTTCTGCTTGTgggaagtgtgtgtatgtgttgtgtACAAATTCTGCCAGCTGGTTTTGGTCATTGGAATGTATATCCAGAAGGGGAGGCCTTTTTATAAATAGTTGGGCATACAGTATAGTACCTGCAGAGAAGAACCGCTCGAGCGTCCAATATATTGGCTGCAGGTTATCTAGAGGCCTACAAACAGGATCACTCCTATCTTGATCATTCAACTGCTGCATTCAACTGTGAAGAAAGTTTAGCTACTTGGAATGCTGGCTTAGCAAAAGGTGTGCGTCTTGTTCATATTTATGATGGGCAAGCCAAATATACCCTTCCGCATAGGAATCAGTTTCAGCCCTTCTTTGTAATTAATCACATAAATTGCCCCACAGCACAAAACTGACATGGGTTCTAACGCTTGCAGTTCCGCTATACTGAAAATAAGCTGGTGAAAAACATTATGAAAAATGTAACAACAGACTAACCTGGGCTCAAGGAAGAATCAATAGTGTGAAGGTCCATCCTAATCTCTCCATCTCATCTACTAAGTGTGACAAGAATATACCACACAGAACACCTGCATAAGGTGACAAGGCAAGCTATAATTCAGTTTTTCTGCTGGGGTCTTCAACTCTTTCACTGATTGgtaaggggcagggagaagtagAGAAGGTGATTAATACAGGGGGACTGCTCACTTGCCAGTCACAATGGAAGAACACGGCGTAGCCTGTCTGCTGTAAATTTTTCCTCTCTTCGTTCCAGACTTGCCCTATGCCAGGAGCCACAGAAATCTAGCCCTTTGATCCTGTTCCTCATACTGCCTCTTAAAAGTTAACAGTTGCCCTCCACCAGCTTCCTAAGGATTGGTTCCTTGTTGAAATCTGGCTACTCCTCCCTTTTATTTCATGATTCCATTCACCAAAGGCCAGTGAATATCTCCCTGTATCACAGCACAAGTGGCAGGAAAAATACATGCAGGCAGTACTGCACTGTCACAAAAAGTAATTTGACTCAAATTAGCATCTGTTGATTACAGCTTCCTTAAGCCCCTTGGTTTTTCAAGCACTgaccaagggcacatttttaataGAGTACGAAGCAGGTCTCAAGACTTCTGTAAGGAGTTCCACAATGATGGTCCCATTTTGTTTACATGTCCACTACCCCTTGGGACAATTACTATTATAGAATCCACAAGCACCATACCATTGCTAAGAATATCTAGTTTCCTGAGAGACCTATATGGTTTGCAAATTTCTTCAAAATAGTTTTGTGTTTGGAGGAGACATGGCTATGGAGGGAGCATGCTTGGCCCCAGCCCTCAAAGGAAAGATACATCATCCTCCCAAATGATCTTTGGGAATTCCTGCTGACAGTAGTGTACAATCCATTATAAAGTTTTTTAAGATCaaggggaagaaaaggaaagcaggaaatTTAGGAAGAATTCTCAAACCCCACTCCTAAAGCACACTATGCAGTATAATTAAAAGCATAGTGCtagctcttttccttctcccacTAATCATCCACCTTCTGTTCTCCTATATGTTGGCCGTGACAATTTCTTGTGGTGCCTTACTGCACCcccaaaatgaaaaggaaaaaacagCCTCCTGAAGAACTCCTCAAGTGGAAGGGGAGCCAGAGCACTTATTATCCATATCACATGACAAGAGAAGTTGGTGGGGGAGAGGCACCAGTACTGTAGTGCGAGGACAGGGTATTTGCAGGTCATGCATCAGCTCTCCAACTCTGATGTGCTTCAACCTCCTCAGGCACCACTAACAGAAGTTCACAGTTTTTTCCTCGAAGCTGGTATCTCAAAAACTTCCTGTGGAaaccaaagggggaaaaagacgCAATTCAAGATACTAGTTTTAAAGACCTCTAAAGGGTTTGGATCTACCATATACACCCACACGTAAGTCAATCTCACAAGTCGAGGGCAAATTTTGAACCCAAAataatggaatttgctatgacccgtAGATAAGGCAAGTGTAAAAAGTGTAAAATATTTTGAATTAGAtcatttttgtctgattttacctgaagccagatcctggaAAAGCTGGTGGTCATTTTCACACATCAAACAACTTACCAGTAATTATTACCGAAGAACTCTACTGAAGAGTAGTAACAAAGTGAAATCATAAGGTACACTGACACTATTATAAATTGGCACTTAATATCCATAGTGCCACCACTATGGGTATTAAGTGCCAATTTGTAATAGCATCTGTGTTTTAAATGAAGACCAAAATTAAGTTATTGAATAAAAATGTACTTTGTCACTTGTTTGACCCTATTTGCACATTTGGAGTTCCCTGAAAATGTTGCTAAAATGCAACTTATATAATGTTGCACAAAAGCATCTGTGGTAGGAAGCAGGTGTTAACCTGTTAATACGTTAAGCAAGCTTATAAGAGTTGATTTTTAGGCTTAAATGTTTTGATTTATAATCGAGTATATATGCTCAATATCTAAAGAGATTACCTAAAACAGTTATCTTCCTCATATTCCGTTATCTTGACTAGGAAACTGAATACTCTTCAGTTCCATTTATGCACAGAGCCAAAAAAACAGCATGCTGAAACTACACAGTTGGCAGCAATGCAACAGTTTTGGAATTCATTCTATTAGGAGATCTTCTGAAATATGGAGGCTTCTGGCAGCACAGAAAGATGTCTTTCTTTGAGCTTTTAGAAATGGCGATCTGCTGTTGGAAATGAACAGAGGGTATTCCGAGTGTTTTACACCTCTAATTTCTAAAGTATGTTTGCATGTCCCTATTGTAGCCCAGCCAGAGTCATATTAAGATTATCTATTATTACAGTTCAAGACCAGAGAGCTGGATTAGGgtctggaagatctgggttcaagtcCAAGCTCCATCATTTATTCTGTGGCCAGAGGAACTCATCTGATCAATGGAAATAATGACCTTTTGCAGAAGGACTATTATATTAAGGTAGAGGAGTATGCGCAGGAGTAGTTTCTTTTGTGTTTAGAAGGTGCTTGTCAGAATCTACCATTTTTACTATAACTGTAGTTTCAGAATAACTACCAGTGAACTGAGAATCTGCATGACAAATAGTTCTGCTTAACAATACCATACTTCCTTGCACTGATGACATGTCAGCTTTCTGacaataatgatttttttttttgctagtgcATCTGCCAAAGGTATAAATGCagaaatggaattgagaaatatAAGCCAAGTTCTCCATGCTATCCTTTTACCTTTACCTCTTCCATTAAAACAGGACACAGCATCACAGCCAGTGACTGAATGGGGTGCAAGAAGTGTCTTTGACTTTTCAGGACGAAGAGTGCTGGCAATCTATTGGCTGTGATATATCACAAGTTAGTGGCTCAAAAGCTATCATAAGTTCATGAGTGCGACAGATTTTCATGCATGTGACAGTTACAGCAAAAGTGCTCATATTAAAGTTGCAGTCTTAGCTTGTCCATATTAAAGAAGCTAGACTCTGACAAAGTTATAGCTTTAGGTGTGTCCATTAGGTTTTTTAGAAATGTTTATAGCAGTCCATGAGATTGCCAATGCTCCGGCTCCTGACAAGTCAAAGGCACTTCCTGTATTCTGTAACTTGGAGAGCAATAAAGTTTCCCTATTTAATAATTGTTGCAAAGCAAACAGTGTCAACAATTTAAGGAAGTAACTGTTTATGAAAAAGGGAAAGGGCAccaatttattcccccccccccgcagcacttCTTCAGCAGTTGAAAACACAGCGTATCAATAAGGTATTAAGGCAGGTATTAAGCATACAGCCACACTTGCCTTGTTCAAATGAATGGGGCTGGTGCCAGATAGAAAGTAGTAAATAATCTCTATGGACAACTCTCCCAGAAGCAATGGCCTTCTATGTTAAAATTGCAAGAGAATCTCTCCATGTGACCAGAAGGACAACAAGTCAATGGAATGTGATCACACCAGAAATGAATTACTATATACCAAATTATAGAAACGCAATGGTgaatgcaacatttttttttgtagttttaTAAGcccccttgggcatttgcttcgcaTGGGAGACATGGGAtagaaatttttcaaataaataaaacagttccACTTACTATTCCCAAGTGACAACATCATCCTGGATAAGGTTCTAATGCAGAGTTTAGTGCAGTTCATTGGTGGTTGTTTTGTTACAATACAGTTGTAGTAGTGGTGGTAGATCctgaaaagcatgttttgaaCTAGCAATAATATTTGTGCCCCTGTAGTACACAGGGTATTATTGAGTGCAATATTGTCAATTTTGATGCATACATTTTCAGGAGAATGATAACTTCCCTCTCTACTGCATAAGATATTTCACTGTAGTCTTCTGACAGCcacaaactccctgtgagtttgaaaaccgcagccttactttgaggaggcctctgtgagtgacacccaactacaggatgcagcacgtgtcccattggcaccgctatgccagtgctggaaagcactgacataaggggttaggattgcgccctatatatCACAACTGTTAATTTGGCATCTGTTTTGAACATGAATGGACATAATCAGAATTTATCATGAATTTATCATGGCTCCATCTTTTTGCTTGTATCCCAAAAGGAACAATCctcagtacaggtggagcctgtttatccacagattttatatccatgggTTTGGCTGACGTGGGTCTCCTGGatccgcattgagccagactttgCCCAACCCAAACCCTCCAAAAGGTGACCAGAGTAGTGCTCTGGTTGCCTCAAGGGCTTTCTTAAGCCAGCAGAGGCCCCATGTGTCcacccgcagcctctgtgggattCAGAATGGCAGTTAAGGCCAAAAAAACAACTCCCAGTTCCCctctaggggtgtccaaacgttttggcaagagggccacatcatctctctgacactgtattgggggccagaaaaaaataatttacatttcaaatttaaataaatttacataaatgaatgtattagagatggaacttatatgaatgaatgaaggtcttgcaatagctcaacttaaataaaaggccttgcacacagcaaggccggcatttcctttgctgccactgctgcatcacagatgtaagcagtagagggagccctcatcccacagctcatgtgacaggtcaaacagttgccctcacactgagagcagttatgtcggGCGGTGTgggatccagcaagtctccggagggccagaggctcattggagactgggggctccctgtgggccagattgggagtccccgagggccacaagtggcacccaagctggggtttgggcacccctactctagaaTCCCCAGACCTctgaatgccttacaaggcataaaaatgtcacttctggtttccctctagaaactggaagttgcattttttcagctttaacagccattctgaagccttccagaggtgaccaaagcacagctctgaAACATGGGACTGAAacagcagatttcagtatctgcggttttcggtatccacaggggtggggtgggtttcTGAGAATgaatccctcatggataccaaagcCCCATATATAAATTATAATGGCATCTCTCCACTAAATGGGCAAAAGGAATGTATAATCACTTTATAAATTAGAAGTGCTGCATGAAGGATTactagaattttttaaaaaaagaaatcagttcAGAGCTACCACAGCTATAGTGCCTGGGGCTTGGGCACTGAATTCAAAGCCTACAACCCAAGTAGAAATGCAATAGTTTTGCAGAGGGCATGGTAGTACTACCACACATACTGTAGGGGCAATGAAAATACCAAGGAtttccctccttttctttttcaaagataCACATTGAGAAGTACAAAAATTACCACCTCAGATTTAACAAAGGCTAAGACTGTAATTGCCCAAGCTAAGGTCAGAAACAagtctaaagcagaggttcccaaactttttagtgctgcgACCCACTTTGTCCTCTGTGGTGGGCCGCGAAGTGATGCTATCATgctgcaaagcattactgggaacttccaggggctgcttctgtgtTGTGCTGGGCTTGctacccactccattggcttctgcaggccccagaatgtcttgtggaagcaaaccagaaattGCTTCTGGTTGTTTCCGCAAAGCATTCCAGGGTccgtggaggccaatggagtgggtagCAAGCCCAGCACAATACAGAAGCAGCCTCCGGAGGCTCACAGCAATGTTTTGCAGTGTGACAAAGAGCATCATGTTATGACCCACCACAAACTGGGCTGCGATCCAGTTTAGGAAATACTGGTCTAAAAAATTACTGCCAACTTATGTCTCTTATTTTTTGCTGATGGTTTTCCTAATGTTGTTGTGAAGAAGTGAAAATATTCTGAATGTGTTCCAAATTGTTCCAGATCTTCACCTCTGTCACACTTCACTCTCTTCATCTCTCAGACAAGTGAAACCAAAGCATCCAGTATAGATTATGGGCTCCAATTTACAATGTGTGCAGAAGGTGGCACCCAGTTTACAGGCCAGGATGGAAGACAACTCACCTGAGCTCACTTTCACCTCCAATCCATTCTGGCAACTTGAGCTTGGAGTCAAGGTTGTAGTATGTGCCTCCCACTTCCCGGACACAGATCCAATGTTGCCGTTTAAGAGGAAGTTTCAAGGGACCCCAGCAGAGACTCGACGGCAGATTCATAATGAAGCCCGTTACATTAGATAGGGCAATTACATTAACATCCCTGAACAGAGGAAGAAATAGCAACATACTGTAAGCTTCTCACAGAGTTATGCACTGGGAAGTAGCCACctccacctggcattctgattcTACTTACCTGCGCTTATCCCACCACACTGCTTCATAACCTTTGGTCTGAAGTGCTGCCATGATGACGTTCACATCATAGTTCCCATTTCCCAGCATACTCTTCTTGTGTGGAGTCACCATGGTATTGGGAGACAACCTGGACACGAGACGTTATTGTACAAATGTATAAGACAATAGCGTCCCAGATAGATTTACTTATaacatttatatctcaccttcctTCAAGGAGATCAGGGCAGCACTCCCACCATGTTAAAGTCATCCTGAGAGGCAGATTATCCTGAGAAATTGTGACTGGCCCACAGTCACCTACTGAACTTCATGGCTAAGGGGAGGTCAGAGGATCTGAAGAGATTGCTATACTATGCAATATACATTTGGGAGAGAGAAGTCGGGTAAGACCCATTTCAGAAAAGTGTTAACTAGCCTTGGATCACAAGACTAGATAGATCAC from Tiliqua scincoides isolate rTilSci1 chromosome 7, rTilSci1.hap2, whole genome shotgun sequence carries:
- the JOSD1 gene encoding josephin-1; amino-acid sequence: MSCVPWKGDKTKSELPETPQLTPVRIYHEKQRRELCALHALNNVFQDSNAFTRDTLQEIFQRLSPNTMVTPHKKSMLGNGNYDVNVIMAALQTKGYEAVWWDKRRDVNVIALSNVTGFIMNLPSSLCWGPLKLPLKRQHWICVREVGGTYYNLDSKLKLPEWIGGESELRKFLRYQLRGKNCELLLVVPEEVEAHQSWRADA